DNA from Candidatus Hydrogenedentota bacterium:
TGGCGTCCATGCCCGTCATGCCGCCCATGGCGGCATGTGGGTTGGCCCCAGTGCCGAACCGTTCCGCCGTGCTTAACCTGGGGGGCGCCAGGTCGTGGGAATCCGCCTGCCTGGTTTCCGTAATCTCGCGCCGGGATACGCTGCCCCCGCTGCAATAACTGAGGAGAACCGCCAAGGCCCCCGCACCTATAAGACACCATCTCGCATACTTCATGGTCTGACGATTTCCGAGCCGCGACCCTCGTGTGGCAACTCTTGTCCGCAACGCGGCTGACTTGCTGAACATCGGCACCAGCTACAGGCTTGGCGCAACTAGGGTTAGATAACACGATACTCTATCTTAGCGGTAACAATTCAGTCAATGTCATCATTCCCACAGTACATGCCACAATCGATGCTCGAGGTCTTCAGTCTGGAAAACGCCCGGAAGCCGGGTTTGCGAGACGGACTCGCGTGTCCTTATAGTGAGCCAATTGCGATTGAGGTGCAGGCATGCGTCGTGTTTTGCGGGTCTCTCTGGTACTTCTGGCGCTGGTGACCGCCGTCTTGGCGGCCGTTGCGGCGTATCCCTTCCTGGTCGCCGGCACGGAGACGCTCGTGCTTGATGACACGGCGCGGACCGCGCTTACGGCGTCGCGCGGGCTTGCCTTCGCGCAACTGAACGACGGTTACACGCATTATGTATGGTCCGGACCGGCAGACGGCCAGCCGGTCGTTCTGGTGCATGGATATACGGGGCCGATGCGGCTGTGGGAGGGCACGGCGAAGGCCCTCGCGGACGGCGGGTTCCGCGTGTTGCGTTATGACCTGTTCGGACGCGGTTATTCGGACCGGCCGGACGCCCGTTACGACGCGGACTTCTTTGACCGGCAACTTCTCGAATTACTGGATGCACAGCAGGTAACGGGACCGGCCAACCTCGTCGGGCACTCGATGGGCGGGGCAATCGTGGTGGGGTTCGTCGACCGCCACCCGGAGCGCGTGTGGTCGTACGTGCTCATGGCCCCGGCGGGCTTCCCCCTGCACGAGCCCCTGCGCTATCGCATGCTGCACTGGCCGGGCGTCGGTGAATGGTCGATGCGCATGTTCGGGGACGCCACGCTCGTGCGGGCGCTCGACCGCATGGGCGTGCCGGAGAACGACCCGTACCGGCGCGACTACGTCGAACAGATGCGCTACCGCGGGTACAAGCGGGCGCTGCTTGCCACGCTGCGCCACATGCCGCTGCTGACGCTTGAACCGGTATACCGGCGCGCCGGCGCGTCAGGCAAGCCCGCCATGCTGCTTTGGGGAACGAAAGACCACGTGCTGCCCTTCGACCACCACAAGCGGGTGCGCGCTGCCATGCCGGGCATCGAGTTCTATGCCATAGAGGACGCGGACCACACCATGCAACTGGAGCAGCCGGGCGTCGTGCATGCGCTGTTGGCGGGATTCCTGTCTCGCGTGAATGGCGGAAGCTATATTGCACCGGCGGGGGGCAGGTCTTCGACCACGGCGGCGGTGCCGTAGGCGATGATTTCGGCCATGCCTCCCGAGATGGAGGCTGTGCCAAAACGCATGTCGACGATGGCGTTTGCCCCGAGCTTGCGCGCATCTTCCATCATGCGATCGAGCGCCTGTTCGCGGGCTTCGGCAAGCATCTTCGTGTATTCGGGTATCTCGCCGCCGACGAGGTTGCGCAGTTTGGCCAGAATGTCCTTTCCCAGGTGCCGGCAGCGCACGGTGCTGCCGCGCACCAGACCGATAGTCTCGGTCACCCGCTTGCCCGCAATGGACGAAGAGGTAACAATGATCAATGACGGACCTCCCGGCTGTACCGGTCCGTGCGCGCCGCGCGCAGCCGCTGCCGCAGCACGGAAACAAACAGGATGCCAAGACCGATAATTGGGGCCGCGATCAAAACCTTGACCAGCGCATTGGCCCACTCACCGGCAAGAAAATGATAGATGCCATAGACGGACAGGAGCAAAGCGCCGGCGGTCAGCGCCAGCCATCCCGACCGACGTTCCAGGCGGTTGTAGACGCCATTGACGAAACCGTCCCACACATCCTCGGGCGGCGCTTCGCGCGCGAACGCGGCGGCGGTGCCTACGGCAAGCCGTTGCATGGCGTCGAACTCGCGCCGGCATGCCGTGCAGGCGTCCAGATGGGCTTCAAGGTCGCTGCGGTCTTCCGAAGACAGCTCTCCGTCGAGATAACCCGAGACCAGTACCTGATAGCGCTCACACGGTTGTGTCATGACGTCGTCCAGCAATACCCATCCCCATAGAGGATTACACCGGCGCGGCGGATATATTCGCCGCGGACCGGTCCTGTTGTTCCAGCACCCGCCGCAGACTCTTGCGCGCCGCATGCAATCGCGACATCACCGTGCCCTCGGGCACGCGCAGGCACGCGGCTATCTCCGAATAGGACAGTTCCATGAAATGGCGCAGCCGCAGGATTTCGCGGTGCTCCGGGCTGAGCCGGCTCATGGCCGCCGCGATGGATTCCCGCAGGTCATTGCGTTCCGCGGCCTCCCCGGGACCGGGGCTCGGATCCCGCGCGTCAAAACCGCTCTCAACCAGGTCTTCGAGCGACTGCTCGCCTCGCCTGCGCCTGCGTTTGAGGTGGTTCAGGCATGTGTTGCGCACGATTTGATACAACCACGGATAGAACGGCATGCCGGGTTTGAACCGGCCCATGGCGCGAAACGCGCGCGCAAACGCTTCCTGGGCCAGTTCCAGCGCGTCTTCGCGGTTGCCGACGATACCGTAGGCCGCGGCATAAGCGCGACGCTGATGCGCGCGCACGAGGACGCCGAACGCCGCGCGGTCGCCTTTGCGCGCCGCGGCAAGCAGACCTTCTTCGTCCTCGAGATGCTTCTCCATAATACCCGTGCCCATCCGGAACAGCAGCCCAGTTTATGCGGATCAGAGTATACGCGCGCAGCACATTACGAGGAAAACCACCGCTGTCGCGGCGGGGACCCCTCACGCTGTTTCGGCCGCAATGGCGGACGCCTGTACGGGTGCATCGGGGGCCTGCGGCGCGGCGGACCGGTTCAGCCGCCCCTCGAGCCACGTGATTAACATCATGTAGAGCACCATCCCGAGGAGGGCGCAGGACATGTCGAACGCTATGGGAAAGCGCCACCCCACGTAGTTGTACCGCTGGCCAATGACGCCAATCGCGATGAGATAGATGAGGCCCGCGGCACGGTAGGGCGAATCGATGCGCAGCGCAAAAAACAGAGCCGGGATAACGAGCATCATGTAGTAATAGTGCGTCGGCGCGACCAGGAAGAACACGGGCACGAAGCTGTACACGATCGACTCCGCGTCTTCGAGATAGCGGGTCAGGTACCCGGAGACAAGCAGCACCACGGCCTGAATGCCCCACCAGACGTGTATCCATTGCGCCTGGAACTCCTGGAGCTGCGCCTTGTAGGTCCACCAGTCGACGCCGCGCGGCACCAGGTCGAACGTGCCGAGGAACAGGTAGCGGAACCCGACCCGCCACGTCGAGATGTCGTTATTGTGATAGCCGATCTTGTCGAAGAACTCGCGCCATTGGTGCAGCCCGCCCGCATACAGGACCGATGCGCCAACCAGCAGGCCGCCCGTAACCGCGAAGGCGGCGAAGAACTGGAAATGCTTCCACGGCATCCGGCGCGTGCGCACGAGTTCGACGATACCGCGCGCGCCCATGCCGAATGCGAAGATGATGGGGAAAATGCGCGCGAGACCCGCGTAGGCCATGAGCCCGCCCGCGGTCTTGTACCAGCCCTTCTTGACGAATGCCGCTCCGAGAATCGTCAGCATGATCCAGTCCGTACGCAAGTATGCGGCTTTCATCGTCGGGGACTGCATCGTCAGGAAGTTGATGCCGAAAAAGGCGGCGGCCAGCAGGCCGGCGCGGTGGCCAAAGGCCCAGCATGAGGCCAGCAACGCGAGCAGGATGAGCCCCGGGTCGAGCAGCGCCAGCGCATGCATGCCCCTGAGGTTNNNNNNNNNNNNNNNNNNNNNNNNNNNNNNNNNNNNNNNNNNNNNNNNNNNNNNNNNNNNNNNNNNNNNNNNNNNNNNNNNNNNNNNNNNNNNNNNNNNNAGTTGATGCCGAAAAAGGCGGCGGCCAGCAGGCCGGCGCGGTGGCCAAAGGCCCAGCATGAGGCCAGCAACGCGAGCAGGATGAGCCCCGGGTCGAGCAGCGCCAGCGCATGCATGCCCCTGAGGTTATCCGTGTTGACCGCGTTGCTGAGCAGCCCGCCGGTCAGGCCCCAGACCGGCGTCGCATTGTAGCCCTTGTCGCGCAGGATGCGCGACCAGCGGCTCGCGCCCAGATTGCGCTTGAAGAACTGAATGTCCTTCACGAATTCGGCCCAGCGCTCCCGGGAAAACGGCGCCTTGATTTCCTTTTCGCGCTTCAACACGGCCGCCACGGCCACATAGCGGCCCGTTGCGAGTTGGCGCACCGTGGGCGCGGAGTAGAGGAGCTTGGTCTCGTTGTCCGCGATGATCGAGGCCTCGTACAGGCCGGCATAACCGATTTCCGGGGCGTACTTCGCGCCAATGTAATAATGGTAGAACTCGTACTCGTTGAAATAGTGCTTGCTCAGCCACGGATAGAAACTCGTGTAGTTTCCCAGCGAGCAGACCGCCAGGCCCAGAAGCGGCACCACGAGCAGCCCTCGCAAAAACGAGAGGCGCCAGCGCGAGATCGCCACGTAGACCAGGCTCAGAAGGATGGTCGCTGAAGCAATCGTGTTGAACAGCCCCGGCCGCATGCGCAGGAATGCCGCGCGAAACCGTTCGTAGGGCGTGCCGGGCACCGCAGCGCGCGAAACGGGGATATGGGGCGGCCGTCGCGTCAGACCAGGCGCCGCGGGCATGCCCACACCCGGCGATACAGGGGCCTGGAACAGAGGCGCCTCTTCCTTGGTGGGCGGGGCTTCTGCGTCCTCCTGAGCAAGCGCGGGCCGGGCCAGGAAACACGCCAGCAGTCCGGCAAGCAACGCGAGCGACGCGCGGAGGACCGCGCCCCGCCGGTCCCGCGAAGGGATGCACCCGTGCGCAGCTATGTGAGGACAATGGAGCACAAACCCCTCCTCGCATTCCCGGTCACCGGAACGACCATATCATGCAATATGAGGGAAACGCGCGTATCATATACGGCGATGCAGGTGCTATCAACCGCGGATGGAACCCAGCACGAGTACGAGCACAAAACGGGACGGGGCGCATGAGCAAGCCGGTAGTCCGAATAGAAGCGCGAATCTACGGCGCCGTGCAAGGGGTCGGTTTCCGGCCCTTTGTGTACCGCACGGCGATGGCGCTCGGGCTTTCGGGGTCCGTGCGCAACACGACGGAAGGCGTTCTGCTCATCGCCGAAGGGCCGCGAGAGCAACTCGAAGCCCTGCTTCTTCGCCTCGAACGCGAGAAACCGCCGCTGTCGCTTATCGAGCGCATCGACGCGCATTGGGGCCGCTCTGACCGCCTCTCTGGCTTCCGCATTGAGCACAGCACTGCCGCGGGCGCGTCCGCCGCGCATATCCTGCCCGACGTGGCCACGTGCGCCGATTGTCTGCGCGAGATACGCGATCCAGATGACCGGCGGTACCGCTATCCATTCACGAACTGCACCCACTGCGGGCCTCGCTTCACGATCATCCACCGGTTGCCGTACGACCGGCCAAACACGTCCATGCATGGTTTCACGATGTGCGCCGAATGCCGCACCGAGTATGAGGACCCGGCGGACCGCCGCTTCCATGCGCAGCCGACGGCCTGTCCCGCCTGCGGGCCGCATCTCGAACTGTGGGACGCGCGCGGCGCGGCACTCGAAATGCGCGACGCCGCCCTGCGCCGGGGCGCCGCCGCGCTGCTGGAGGGACAAGTCGTCGCGGTGAAAGGCCTGGGCGGGTTTCACTTGATGGCCGACGCGCACAGCGGGACGGCCGTGGCGCGCTTGCGGCTGCACAAGCATCGAGAGGAAAAGCCTTTCGCGCTCATGTATCCCGGTCTCGACATGGTCCGGCGGGACTGCGTGGTGCCGGCGCTCGAAGCCCAATTGCTGGAATCGCCGGAAGCGCCCATCGTCCTGCTGCACCGGCGCGACGGGGACGCGCTCGCGCCGA
Protein-coding regions in this window:
- a CDS encoding zf-HC2 domain-containing protein; translation: MTQPCERYQVLVSGYLDGELSSEDRSDLEAHLDACTACRREFDAMQRLAVGTAAAFAREAPPEDVWDGFVNGVYNRLERRSGWLALTAGALLLSVYGIYHFLAGEWANALVKVLIAAPIIGLGILFVSVLRQRLRAARTDRYSREVRH
- a CDS encoding sigma-70 family RNA polymerase sigma factor, coding for MGTGIMEKHLEDEEGLLAAARKGDRAAFGVLVRAHQRRAYAAAYGIVGNREDALELAQEAFARAFRAMGRFKPGMPFYPWLYQIVRNTCLNHLKRRRRRGEQSLEDLVESGFDARDPSPGPGEAAERNDLRESIAAAMSRLSPEHREILRLRHFMELSYSEIAACLRVPEGTVMSRLHAARKSLRRVLEQQDRSAANISAAPV
- a CDS encoding alpha/beta hydrolase encodes the protein MRRVLRVSLVLLALVTAVLAAVAAYPFLVAGTETLVLDDTARTALTASRGLAFAQLNDGYTHYVWSGPADGQPVVLVHGYTGPMRLWEGTAKALADGGFRVLRYDLFGRGYSDRPDARYDADFFDRQLLELLDAQQVTGPANLVGHSMGGAIVVGFVDRHPERVWSYVLMAPAGFPLHEPLRYRMLHWPGVGEWSMRMFGDATLVRALDRMGVPENDPYRRDYVEQMRYRGYKRALLATLRHMPLLTLEPVYRRAGASGKPAMLLWGTKDHVLPFDHHKRVRAAMPGIEFYAIEDADHTMQLEQPGVVHALLAGFLSRVNGGSYIAPAGGRSSTTAAVP
- a CDS encoding YbjQ family protein, giving the protein MIIVTSSSIAGKRVTETIGLVRGSTVRCRHLGKDILAKLRNLVGGEIPEYTKMLAEAREQALDRMMEDARKLGANAIVDMRFGTASISGGMAEIIAYGTAAVVEDLPPAGAI